In a genomic window of Bdellovibrionota bacterium:
- a CDS encoding oligopeptide transporter, OPT family encodes MAKITLEMAKITLEPLREVTLPAVLMGLVLSVIFGAANVYLGLKVGQTVSASIPSAVIAMGILHGMMRRRSLLESNLVQTGASAGEALSAGVIFTIPALIMIGAWQTFHFWTTSLIAITGGLLGILLTIPMRKVFVVDNQDLPYPEGVACAELLKAGEGEVVAGAHVASEREVSQGAALLFASLGLGSVFKFVGSFGGLFVNTVEVARYVGSRIFVFGADISPALIGVGYIVGTGVAMQVLLGGAIGWFIAIPWMGADPSAGSALDQAWTLWSTKVRYIGVGTMIVGGMISIWRVRKSLLIAGRELVSQFQRRHETGPVAKTERSVSGMTVILLTLATVLVTGAVYYSLLDHQIGLTVANSVIMAVMSVFFTAVAIYIVGLVGNTNSPVSGMTICAVLVAGGVLYLMGISGAPGMVSILGIAAIVCCVSSSSGDMANSLRTGYLLGASPRAQQVIKMWGVIVAALVMAPVLIAIHEGSLNAGTGGIGGRELSAPQAALFAALARGFFGDGTLPWNMVAIGMAIGVAILLADTILERIDSSIRLHVMPVAVGIYLPIGLSVPMMVGGIIQWISSRSSRKEEVGRRGVLLASGIIAGESIVGVLLAMLAYKNITSWKLGAGLGNIGMEILSVIALAALAFWMVRKSFAQEKK; translated from the coding sequence TAAAGGTGGGCCAAACCGTATCGGCGTCGATTCCCTCGGCCGTCATCGCCATGGGAATTCTGCACGGAATGATGAGGCGGCGCTCCCTTCTGGAGTCGAACCTGGTTCAAACCGGGGCGTCGGCCGGCGAAGCGCTCTCCGCGGGCGTAATTTTTACGATTCCCGCTCTCATTATGATCGGCGCCTGGCAAACTTTTCATTTCTGGACCACTTCTCTGATCGCTATCACCGGCGGACTTTTGGGAATCCTTCTCACGATTCCGATGCGGAAAGTTTTTGTCGTCGATAACCAGGACCTCCCCTACCCGGAAGGGGTGGCCTGTGCCGAGCTTTTGAAAGCGGGCGAAGGAGAAGTCGTAGCCGGGGCACACGTGGCCAGTGAACGAGAAGTTTCGCAAGGAGCTGCACTCCTCTTTGCCTCTCTCGGCCTCGGATCCGTATTCAAATTCGTCGGCTCCTTCGGCGGTCTTTTTGTGAACACCGTCGAGGTCGCTCGATATGTTGGATCGCGTATCTTTGTGTTCGGCGCCGATATTTCTCCTGCGTTGATCGGTGTTGGCTACATCGTCGGAACCGGCGTGGCCATGCAAGTCTTGCTCGGCGGAGCGATCGGTTGGTTCATCGCGATTCCATGGATGGGGGCGGATCCAAGTGCAGGATCGGCGCTGGATCAAGCCTGGACGCTCTGGTCGACCAAGGTGCGTTACATCGGTGTCGGCACGATGATCGTCGGCGGGATGATTTCGATCTGGCGTGTCCGAAAAAGTCTTTTGATCGCCGGGCGTGAGCTGGTTTCGCAGTTCCAGCGCCGCCATGAAACCGGCCCCGTGGCCAAGACTGAGCGGAGCGTATCGGGAATGACCGTCATTCTGCTTACACTGGCCACGGTTCTGGTGACTGGGGCAGTTTACTATTCACTGCTCGACCACCAGATCGGGTTGACGGTCGCGAACAGCGTCATCATGGCGGTCATGTCGGTCTTTTTTACGGCGGTTGCGATTTACATCGTCGGTCTTGTGGGAAACACCAACAGCCCCGTCTCCGGAATGACGATCTGCGCCGTCCTCGTAGCCGGAGGGGTTCTTTATCTGATGGGCATTTCCGGGGCGCCGGGCATGGTGTCGATTTTGGGCATTGCAGCGATCGTCTGCTGTGTCTCCTCTTCTTCGGGAGACATGGCGAACAGCCTGCGCACCGGCTATTTGTTGGGTGCCTCTCCCCGGGCGCAGCAGGTGATTAAAATGTGGGGTGTGATCGTGGCGGCCCTGGTGATGGCGCCGGTCCTCATCGCCATCCACGAAGGCTCATTGAACGCGGGAACCGGGGGAATCGGCGGGAGGGAGCTGTCCGCTCCTCAAGCCGCCTTGTTTGCCGCCCTCGCGCGAGGCTTTTTCGGTGACGGGACGCTCCCCTGGAATATGGTCGCGATCGGAATGGCGATCGGCGTGGCGATTCTGTTGGCCGACACAATTCTTGAACGAATCGACTCCTCGATCCGGCTGCATGTCATGCCGGTCGCCGTGGGAATCTACCTTCCGATCGGCCTGAGCGTGCCAATGATGGTCGGAGGCATCATTCAATGGATCTCCTCCCGTTCGTCTCGCAAGGAAGAAGTTGGGCGCAGAGGCGTCCTGTTGGCTTCGGGGATCATCGCCGGCGAATCGATCGTGGGCGTGCTTCTGGCGATGCTGGCGTACAAGAACATAACGTCGTGGAAACTGGGAGCGGGTCTCGGAAACATCGGGATGGAGATTTTGTCGGTCATTGCTTTGGCCGCTCTCGCTTTTTGGATGGTTCGGAAGTCGTTCGCTCAGGAAAAGAAGTAA